The following proteins are co-located in the Apis mellifera strain DH4 linkage group LG9, Amel_HAv3.1, whole genome shotgun sequence genome:
- the LOC411923 gene encoding alanine--tRNA ligase, cytoplasmic isoform X1, whose translation MTIMMTAKQIRQAYIDFFKSKGHEYVHSSSTIPHDDPTLLFTNAGMNQFKPIFLGIVDPNSDMAKLVRAVNSQKCIRAGGKHNDLDDVGKDVYHHTFFEMMGNWSFGDYFKKEICTWAWEFLTVKLKLSSDRLYVTYFGGDEKNNLKPDEECKQIWLSLGLSPTHVLPGNMKDNFWEMGETGPCGPSSEIHYDRIGNREAAHLVNQDDPDVLEIWNLVFIQFNRENDGNLKLLPKKHIDCGLGLERLVSIIQNKSANYDTDLFMPLFDAIQKGTKAPSYQGKVGKEDINGIDMAYRVLADHARTITIALADGGVPDNTGRGYVLRRILRRAVRYAIEKLNAKPGFFGSLVNVVVDLLGDVFPEVTKDPQHIIDIINEEETQFLKTLSRGRNLLNRTIVKLESSNILPGDVAWRLYDTYGFPFDLTQLMAEEKGLKVDVIGYEEAKKEAQLISQNKSGEVDDQINLDIHAITELQNEKIKPTNDIPKYNYKVISNKIYEEYEFAPCFSTIIALRRAKTFVDEVSSGEEVGILLDQTNFYAEQGGQIYDEGFLTKIDDEDSEVHIKNVQVRGGYILHIGIVSQGKLKKNDKVFSNIDTTRRRLLMSNHTATHVLNYALREILGTEVDQKGSLVAPDRLRFDFTNKGAMTTEQIRKVEEITNNIINENKMVYAKECNLGLAKTIQGLRAMFEETYPDPVRVVSIGIPVEDLEKNPLSSDALKTSVEFCGGTHLHYTGHIKNFIIVSEEAIAKGIRRIVALTGPEAIKAQKKTSMLQNYLDELQITIEADKNGINTKEHIKKIIELTDDVSHAIISSWKKDEIRKMLKDLKKILDDKERAIKTAITNVVLDNIQQIIQQNIGCLVLVEILQAYSNTKALDSALKKIRTISPETSALLISIDPDAKKIFALSSVSKFAINKGLKANEWIQEIVPLMEGKGGGKSESAQASGTNISCVTKLIYTAKNFANSKLELAENINENHDQLSNEKFIYFKTLKDKLVLSGDIGSIKYYCIQIVAKYNNIELITVPHKNNIFKGIKLQGNDFELFDSNAIAFYLSTDQFKCSNNPFTFSEVLQWLSYADNHILPAVLGWVVPYLSKNIPNNIKTNIKTSKEDILSSLQKLNNILLTKTYLVGERISLADISVFTTLMPLYEYVLDSEYRKQYTNLNRWFFTILNQSQVISVIKKFNICEKVKIVKY comes from the exons ATGACTATAATGATGACTGCCAAACAAATTCGACAAgcttatatagatttttttaaaagtaaaggCCATGAATATGTGCATTCTAGTTCTACAATACCACATGATGAtccaactttattatttacaaatgctGGAATGAATCAA ttTAAACCAATATTTTTAGGAATAGTGGATCCTAATAGTGATATGGCAAAATTAGTGAGAGCTGTTAATAGTCAAAAATGTATTAGAGCTGGAGGAAAACATAATGATCTAGATGATGTTGGAAAAGATGTTTATCATCAtactttttttgaaatgatgGGCAATTGGTCTTTTggagattattttaaa AAAGAGATTTGTACCTGGGCTTGGGAATTTTTaactgttaaattaaaattatcatcagaTCGATTATATGTAACTTATTTTGGAGgagatgaaaagaataatttaaaacctGATGAAGAATGCAAACAAATTTGGCTTTCTTTAgg ttTATCTCCTACACATGTATTACCAggaaatatgaaagataatttttgggAAATGGGTGAAACAGGTCCATGTGGACCTTCTAGTGAAATCCATTATGATCGCATTGGCAATAGAGAAGCAGCTCATTTAGTAAATCAGGATGATCCAGATGTTTTAGAAATTTGGAATCttgtatttatacaatttaatag agaaaatgatggaaatttgaaattattaccaAAGAAACATATTGATTGTGGTTTAGGTTTAGAAAGATTAGTATcaattattcagaataaatCTGCAAATTATGATACTGATTTATTTATGCCACTTTTTGATGCAATACAAAAAGGAACAAAAGCACCATCTTATCAAGGAAAGGTTGGTAAGGAAGATATAAATGGGATAGATATGGCATATAGAGTTTTGGCTGATCATGCAAGAACTATTACAATTGCTCTTGCAGATGGGGGTGTACCTGACAATACTGGTAGAgg ATATGTATTAAGAAGGATTTTGAGGCGTGCTGTACGTTatgcaattgaaaaattaaatgctaAACCTGGATTTTTTGGATCATTAGTGAATGTTGTAGTAGATCTTCttg GTGATGTTTTCCCGGAAGTAACAAAAGATCCACAgcatataattgatattattaatgaagaaGAAACTCAATTTCTTAAAACTTTATCACGCGGgcgtaatttattaaatcgtaCCATAGTAAAATTAGAATCATCAAATATTCTTCCGGGTGACGTTGCATGGCGTTTGTATGATACATATGGTTTTCCTTTTGATTTAACACAACTTATGGCTGAAGAGAAAGGTTTAAAAGTAGATGTAATTGGCTATGAAGaagcaaaaaaagaagcaCAG cttatttctcaaaataaaagTGGTGAAGTAGatgatcaaattaatttggaTATTCATGCAATTACtgaattacaaaatgaaaaaattaaacctACAAATGATAtaccaaaatataattataaagttataagtaataaaatatatgaagaatACGAATTTGCTCCATGTTTTAGTACTATAATTGCTCTTAGACGTGCTAAAACTTTTGTCGATGAAGTATCATCAGGAGAAGAAGTTGGAATTTTGTTAGATCAAACTAATTTCTATGCAGAACAAGGTGGACAAATATATGATGAAggatttttaacgaaaatcgatgatgaa gatAGTGaagttcatataaaaaatgttcaagTCAGAGGTGGTTATATTCTACATATTGGAATTGTCAGtcaaggaaaattgaaaaaaaatgataaagtatTTTCTAACATAGATACTACACGAAGAAGACTTCTGATGAGCAATCATACTGCAACTCATGTTCTTAATTATGCTCTCCGTGAAATATTAGGTACAGAAGTGGATCAAAAAGGTTCTTTAGTTGCACCTGATCGCTTACGTTTTGATTTCACAAATAAAG gAGCGATGACTACAGAACAAATAAGAAAAGTagaagaaataacaaataatataataaatgaaaataaaatggttTATGCTAAAGAATGTAATTTAGGATTAGCAAAAACGATTCAAGGTTTACGTGCTATGTTTGAAGAAACTTATCCTGATCCTGTAAGAGTTGTTAGTATAGGTATACCAGTTgaagatttagaaaaaaatccttTAAGTTCTGACGCATTAAAAACTAGTGTAGAATTTTGTGGTGgaac acatttacattatacaggacatattaaaaattttattatagttagtGAAGAAGCTATCGCTAAAGGTATTAGACGTATAGTAGCTCTAACTGGTCCTGAAGCAATAAAAGCTCAAAAAAAGACATCaatgttacaaaattatttagatgAACTTCAAATAACTATTGAAGCTGATAAAAATGgtataaatacaaaagaacatataaaaaaaataattgaattaacagATGATGTTTCACATGCTATTATTTCAAGTTGGAAAAag GATGAAATAcgtaaaatgttaaaagatttaaaaaagatacttGACGATAAAGAACGTGCGATCAAAACTGCGATAACCAACGTAGTTTTAGACaatattcaacaaataattcaacaaaatattgGATGTTTAGTATTAGTCGAAATATTACAAGCATATAGTAATACAAAAGCTTTAGACTCtgctcttaaaaaaataagaactaTATCGCCAGAAACAAGTGCATTACTTATAAGTATCGATCCTGATGCGAAAAAGATTTTTGCACTTAGTTCAGTCTCTAAG ttcgCTATAAATAAAGGATTAAAAGCAAATGAATGGATTCAAGAAATTGTTCCACTTATGGAAGGAAAAGGAGGTGGAAAATCTGAATCTGCTCAGGCTTCGGGTACCAATATATCATgtgtaacaaaattaatatatacagcTAAAAATTTTGCTAATTCAAAACTTGAACTAGCAG aaaatataaatgaaaatcatgATCAATTGAGtaatgagaaatttatatattttaaaactctaAAAGACAAATTAGTACTTTCCGGTGATATTggaagtattaaatattattgtatccaAATAGttgctaaatataataatatagaattgatTACAGTAccacataaaaataatatattcaaaggtattaaattacaaggaaatgattttgaattgtTTGATAGTAATGCAattgctttttatttatcaactgATCAATTCAAATGTTCAAACAATCCTTTTACATTTAGTGAAGTTTTACAATGGTTAAGTTATGcagataatcatattttaccAGCAGTACTTGGATGGGTTGTGCcatatctttcaaaaaatattccaaataatattaaaacaaatattaagacATCTAAAGaagatattctttcttctttacaaaaattaaataatatattattaacgaaaACTTATTTAGTTGGAGAAAGAATTAGTCTTGCAGATATTAGTGTTTTTACTACTTTAATGCcattatatgaatatgtttTAGATTCAGAATATAGAAAACAATATACGAATTTAAATAGATGGTTTTT
- the LOC411923 gene encoding alanine--tRNA ligase, cytoplasmic isoform X2 — MAKLVRAVNSQKCIRAGGKHNDLDDVGKDVYHHTFFEMMGNWSFGDYFKKEICTWAWEFLTVKLKLSSDRLYVTYFGGDEKNNLKPDEECKQIWLSLGLSPTHVLPGNMKDNFWEMGETGPCGPSSEIHYDRIGNREAAHLVNQDDPDVLEIWNLVFIQFNRENDGNLKLLPKKHIDCGLGLERLVSIIQNKSANYDTDLFMPLFDAIQKGTKAPSYQGKVGKEDINGIDMAYRVLADHARTITIALADGGVPDNTGRGYVLRRILRRAVRYAIEKLNAKPGFFGSLVNVVVDLLGDVFPEVTKDPQHIIDIINEEETQFLKTLSRGRNLLNRTIVKLESSNILPGDVAWRLYDTYGFPFDLTQLMAEEKGLKVDVIGYEEAKKEAQLISQNKSGEVDDQINLDIHAITELQNEKIKPTNDIPKYNYKVISNKIYEEYEFAPCFSTIIALRRAKTFVDEVSSGEEVGILLDQTNFYAEQGGQIYDEGFLTKIDDEDSEVHIKNVQVRGGYILHIGIVSQGKLKKNDKVFSNIDTTRRRLLMSNHTATHVLNYALREILGTEVDQKGSLVAPDRLRFDFTNKGAMTTEQIRKVEEITNNIINENKMVYAKECNLGLAKTIQGLRAMFEETYPDPVRVVSIGIPVEDLEKNPLSSDALKTSVEFCGGTHLHYTGHIKNFIIVSEEAIAKGIRRIVALTGPEAIKAQKKTSMLQNYLDELQITIEADKNGINTKEHIKKIIELTDDVSHAIISSWKKDEIRKMLKDLKKILDDKERAIKTAITNVVLDNIQQIIQQNIGCLVLVEILQAYSNTKALDSALKKIRTISPETSALLISIDPDAKKIFALSSVSKFAINKGLKANEWIQEIVPLMEGKGGGKSESAQASGTNISCVTKLIYTAKNFANSKLELAENINENHDQLSNEKFIYFKTLKDKLVLSGDIGSIKYYCIQIVAKYNNIELITVPHKNNIFKGIKLQGNDFELFDSNAIAFYLSTDQFKCSNNPFTFSEVLQWLSYADNHILPAVLGWVVPYLSKNIPNNIKTNIKTSKEDILSSLQKLNNILLTKTYLVGERISLADISVFTTLMPLYEYVLDSEYRKQYTNLNRWFFTILNQSQVISVIKKFNICEKVKIVKY; from the exons ATGGCAAAATTAGTGAGAGCTGTTAATAGTCAAAAATGTATTAGAGCTGGAGGAAAACATAATGATCTAGATGATGTTGGAAAAGATGTTTATCATCAtactttttttgaaatgatgGGCAATTGGTCTTTTggagattattttaaa AAAGAGATTTGTACCTGGGCTTGGGAATTTTTaactgttaaattaaaattatcatcagaTCGATTATATGTAACTTATTTTGGAGgagatgaaaagaataatttaaaacctGATGAAGAATGCAAACAAATTTGGCTTTCTTTAgg ttTATCTCCTACACATGTATTACCAggaaatatgaaagataatttttgggAAATGGGTGAAACAGGTCCATGTGGACCTTCTAGTGAAATCCATTATGATCGCATTGGCAATAGAGAAGCAGCTCATTTAGTAAATCAGGATGATCCAGATGTTTTAGAAATTTGGAATCttgtatttatacaatttaatag agaaaatgatggaaatttgaaattattaccaAAGAAACATATTGATTGTGGTTTAGGTTTAGAAAGATTAGTATcaattattcagaataaatCTGCAAATTATGATACTGATTTATTTATGCCACTTTTTGATGCAATACAAAAAGGAACAAAAGCACCATCTTATCAAGGAAAGGTTGGTAAGGAAGATATAAATGGGATAGATATGGCATATAGAGTTTTGGCTGATCATGCAAGAACTATTACAATTGCTCTTGCAGATGGGGGTGTACCTGACAATACTGGTAGAgg ATATGTATTAAGAAGGATTTTGAGGCGTGCTGTACGTTatgcaattgaaaaattaaatgctaAACCTGGATTTTTTGGATCATTAGTGAATGTTGTAGTAGATCTTCttg GTGATGTTTTCCCGGAAGTAACAAAAGATCCACAgcatataattgatattattaatgaagaaGAAACTCAATTTCTTAAAACTTTATCACGCGGgcgtaatttattaaatcgtaCCATAGTAAAATTAGAATCATCAAATATTCTTCCGGGTGACGTTGCATGGCGTTTGTATGATACATATGGTTTTCCTTTTGATTTAACACAACTTATGGCTGAAGAGAAAGGTTTAAAAGTAGATGTAATTGGCTATGAAGaagcaaaaaaagaagcaCAG cttatttctcaaaataaaagTGGTGAAGTAGatgatcaaattaatttggaTATTCATGCAATTACtgaattacaaaatgaaaaaattaaacctACAAATGATAtaccaaaatataattataaagttataagtaataaaatatatgaagaatACGAATTTGCTCCATGTTTTAGTACTATAATTGCTCTTAGACGTGCTAAAACTTTTGTCGATGAAGTATCATCAGGAGAAGAAGTTGGAATTTTGTTAGATCAAACTAATTTCTATGCAGAACAAGGTGGACAAATATATGATGAAggatttttaacgaaaatcgatgatgaa gatAGTGaagttcatataaaaaatgttcaagTCAGAGGTGGTTATATTCTACATATTGGAATTGTCAGtcaaggaaaattgaaaaaaaatgataaagtatTTTCTAACATAGATACTACACGAAGAAGACTTCTGATGAGCAATCATACTGCAACTCATGTTCTTAATTATGCTCTCCGTGAAATATTAGGTACAGAAGTGGATCAAAAAGGTTCTTTAGTTGCACCTGATCGCTTACGTTTTGATTTCACAAATAAAG gAGCGATGACTACAGAACAAATAAGAAAAGTagaagaaataacaaataatataataaatgaaaataaaatggttTATGCTAAAGAATGTAATTTAGGATTAGCAAAAACGATTCAAGGTTTACGTGCTATGTTTGAAGAAACTTATCCTGATCCTGTAAGAGTTGTTAGTATAGGTATACCAGTTgaagatttagaaaaaaatccttTAAGTTCTGACGCATTAAAAACTAGTGTAGAATTTTGTGGTGgaac acatttacattatacaggacatattaaaaattttattatagttagtGAAGAAGCTATCGCTAAAGGTATTAGACGTATAGTAGCTCTAACTGGTCCTGAAGCAATAAAAGCTCAAAAAAAGACATCaatgttacaaaattatttagatgAACTTCAAATAACTATTGAAGCTGATAAAAATGgtataaatacaaaagaacatataaaaaaaataattgaattaacagATGATGTTTCACATGCTATTATTTCAAGTTGGAAAAag GATGAAATAcgtaaaatgttaaaagatttaaaaaagatacttGACGATAAAGAACGTGCGATCAAAACTGCGATAACCAACGTAGTTTTAGACaatattcaacaaataattcaacaaaatattgGATGTTTAGTATTAGTCGAAATATTACAAGCATATAGTAATACAAAAGCTTTAGACTCtgctcttaaaaaaataagaactaTATCGCCAGAAACAAGTGCATTACTTATAAGTATCGATCCTGATGCGAAAAAGATTTTTGCACTTAGTTCAGTCTCTAAG ttcgCTATAAATAAAGGATTAAAAGCAAATGAATGGATTCAAGAAATTGTTCCACTTATGGAAGGAAAAGGAGGTGGAAAATCTGAATCTGCTCAGGCTTCGGGTACCAATATATCATgtgtaacaaaattaatatatacagcTAAAAATTTTGCTAATTCAAAACTTGAACTAGCAG aaaatataaatgaaaatcatgATCAATTGAGtaatgagaaatttatatattttaaaactctaAAAGACAAATTAGTACTTTCCGGTGATATTggaagtattaaatattattgtatccaAATAGttgctaaatataataatatagaattgatTACAGTAccacataaaaataatatattcaaaggtattaaattacaaggaaatgattttgaattgtTTGATAGTAATGCAattgctttttatttatcaactgATCAATTCAAATGTTCAAACAATCCTTTTACATTTAGTGAAGTTTTACAATGGTTAAGTTATGcagataatcatattttaccAGCAGTACTTGGATGGGTTGTGCcatatctttcaaaaaatattccaaataatattaaaacaaatattaagacATCTAAAGaagatattctttcttctttacaaaaattaaataatatattattaacgaaaACTTATTTAGTTGGAGAAAGAATTAGTCTTGCAGATATTAGTGTTTTTACTACTTTAATGCcattatatgaatatgtttTAGATTCAGAATATAGAAAACAATATACGAATTTAAATAGATGGTTTTT